One Papaver somniferum cultivar HN1 chromosome 10, ASM357369v1, whole genome shotgun sequence genomic window carries:
- the LOC113315001 gene encoding uncharacterized protein LOC113315001: MGRTTRWFKGLFGSSSSSKNKENSSSTASATTPTRASPMSKNSNTVDNHHHHHYQRDRINDKKRWSFAKTSTTGKESPNQILQNNIIPVNIPEAEAAWLRSFYSENNDQNQQNKHAIAVAAATAAAADAAVAAAQAAVAVVRLTSHGRGGSSMFSNGGSREKWAVIKIQSLFRGFLARKALRALKGLVKLQAVVRGYLVRKQATATLYSMQALIRAQNTVRSQQRTRSFSRKDHKFQPPIRSRYSLDDSRSEYTCSIHSRRISSSIETTMNNFEAESPKIVEIDTNYRPKSSSRTRRPNVTSMSDLSEEYHQIPPRLSIPDNSRNYPENDWGFIREHQDYMNKYSSATAQSTPRFANSAGGFTNGSGLPVTPAKSVCANSHYNYSCYPSYMANTQSFRAKVRSSSAPKQRPSAVPSPRKKLSLINNDMVESRISLSSNVKMRKSCSQVQDVLNFKNTVMGNIGLAAAAAEEEEISIKGDGHQGGGGDYLPSRW; the protein is encoded by the exons ATGGGGAGAACAACAAGATGGTTTAAGGGTTTATtcggatcatcatcatcatcaaagaataaagaaaattcaTCATCAACAGCATCAGCAACAACGCCAACCAGAGCATCACCAATGTCAAAGAACAGTAATACAGtggataatcatcatcatcatcattatcaaagAGATAGAATCAATGATaagaaaagatggagttttgcAAAGACTAGTACTACTGGTAAAGAATCACCGAATCAGATTCTTCAAAATAATATCATTCCAGTGAATATACCAGAAGCTGAAGCAGCTTGGTTAAGATCATTTTACAGTGAAAACAATGATCAGAATCAACAAAATAAACACGCAATAGCTGTTGCCGCTGCTACTGCCGCCGCTGCTGATGctgctgttgccgctgctcaagctgctgttgctgttgttagACTTACTAGTCATGGCAGAGGAGGAAGTTCCATGTTTAGTAATGGTGGTAGCAGAGAAAAATGGGCTGTCATTAAGATTCAATCTCTATTCAGAGGATTCTTG GCAAGAAAAGCATTAAGAGCATTAAAAGGACTAGTGAAGCTGCAAGCAGTAGTTAGAGGCTATCTAGTTAGAAAACAAGCTACAGCAACACTTTACAGTATGCAAGCTCTAATTAGAGCACAAAATACTGTTCGATCGCAGCAGCGAACGCGTAGTTTCTCGCGTAAAGATCATAAGTTTCAGCCTCCAATTCGTTCTCGATACTCACTT GATGATTCAAGGAGTGAATATACTTGTTCGATTCACAGCAGAAGAATTTCATCATCAATTGAAACAACTATGAACAACTTCGAAGCGGAAAGTCCGAAAATTGTCGAAATCGATACAAATTACAGGccgaaatcttcttcaagaactcGAAGACCAAATGTGACATCAATGTCTGATCTTTCAGAAGAATACCATCAAATTCCACCGCGTTTATCGATTCCGGACAATTCGCGAAACTACccggagaatgattggggttttATAAGGGAACATCAAGATTACATGAACAAATACTCATCAGCAACAGCACAAAGCACACCAAGATTTGCAAATTCAGCAGGGGGGTTTACCAACGGCAGCGGCTTACCGGTCACACCAGCAAAAAGTGTATGTGCAAACTCGCATTACAATTATTCATGTTATCCAAGTTATATGGCAAATACTCAGTCATTTAGAGCAAAAGTAAGGTCTTCAAGTGCACCTAAACAGAGGCCAAGTGCAGTGCCAAGTCCTAGGAAGAAGCTGTCATTGATTAATAATGACATGGTGGAATCAAGGATTAGTTTAAGCAGTAATGTTAAGATGAGAAAGTCATGTTCTCAAGTTCAAGATGTTTTGAATTTTAAGAATACTGTAATGGGTAATATTGgattagcagcagcagcagcagaagaagaagagattagcATTAAAGGAGATGGCCACCAGGGAGGAGGAGGAGATTATTTGCCAAGTAGATGGTAG